In Miniphocaeibacter halophilus, the following proteins share a genomic window:
- a CDS encoding M28 family peptidase, with protein sequence MFLSTKFLVNLTGNYWAMFIPDIILIAFLIQMTYGIANKHTVNDNTSGVATLLWIMEDLPETDRDKVCFDQEEVGLIGSDNFKKKYKKIVKHKLLKRNMGRWSISL encoded by the coding sequence ATGTTTTTATCAACTAAGTTTTTAGTTAATTTAACAGGGAATTATTGGGCTATGTTTATTCCAGACATAATACTTATAGCATTTCTTATTCAAATGACATATGGAATAGCTAATAAGCATACTGTAAATGACAATACGTCTGGAGTAGCTACATTACTTTGGATAATGGAGGATTTACCTGAAACAGATAGAGATAAAGTATGTTTTGACCAAGAAGAAGTAGGATTAATAGGATCTGATAATTTTAAAAAGAAATATAAGAAGATAGTGAAGCATAAGCTGCTAAAAAGGAATATGGGCAGATGGAGTATCAGCCTTTGA
- the yfcE gene encoding phosphodiesterase, with protein sequence MKIGILSDTHGDIVQTKKVLKILQDCEYIIHCGDVLYHGPRNDLPKNYNPRDLATYLSKLENIYYIRGNCDSDVDEMVIKKDLKSKSRVFNFGKYTIFAIHGYEETEEKRIEKAREFNANIVVSGHTHVKVLKKIDNIIVINPGSTTIPKDGTSSCAIINNKTIDLINIEDNSIIDSLII encoded by the coding sequence ATGAAAATTGGTATATTGAGTGATACACATGGTGATATTGTTCAAACTAAAAAAGTATTAAAAATACTACAAGACTGTGAATATATTATTCATTGTGGTGATGTTCTATATCATGGACCAAGAAATGATTTACCTAAAAATTATAATCCCAGGGATTTAGCAACATATTTATCTAAATTGGAAAATATTTATTATATTAGAGGTAACTGTGATAGTGATGTAGATGAAATGGTTATTAAAAAAGATTTAAAAAGCAAATCCAGGGTTTTTAATTTTGGTAAATATACTATATTTGCAATTCATGGATATGAGGAAACAGAAGAAAAAAGAATTGAAAAAGCAAGGGAATTTAATGCTAATATTGTAGTATCTGGCCACACCCATGTAAAAGTATTAAAAAAAATCGATAATATTATTGTAATCAATCCAGGTAGCACAACAATTCCAAAAGATGGAACAAGTTCCTGTGCAATTATCAATAATAAGACTATTGATTTAATTAATATAGAAGATAACTCTATTATTGATTCTCTAATAATATAA
- a CDS encoding transposase, giving the protein MEYKRLKRYWKLIQKDSSKLDIIHFSKWTHFNKWKSTSDVVNETIAVDDNLKKTYEVYQILLSDIRCENSKGLREHLTLFKDTVSEQMKVAINTLLEYFEYVKNTLSTDITNGPLEGTNNLIKSIKRIVFGYRSFYNFRNRVFIIKNLMKPIENYQAAI; this is encoded by the coding sequence ATTGAATATAAAAGACTAAAAAGATATTGGAAGCTAATTCAAAAGGATTCTTCTAAACTTGATATAATCCACTTTAGTAAATGGACACATTTTAATAAGTGGAAAAGCACATCTGATGTAGTAAATGAAACTATTGCTGTTGATGATAATTTAAAGAAAACATATGAAGTTTATCAAATTCTTTTATCTGATATTAGATGTGAAAATTCTAAAGGATTAAGGGAACATTTAACTTTATTTAAGGACACAGTAAGTGAACAAATGAAAGTAGCTATAAACACTTTGTTAGAATATTTTGAATATGTGAAAAACACCTTAAGTACGGACATTACAAATGGACCCTTGGAAGGTACTAATAATCTTATTAAAAGTATAAAAAGAATAGTTTTTGGATATAGGTCATTTTATAATTTTAGAAATAGGGTTTTTATAATTAAAAATTTAATGAAGCCAATAGAAAATTATCAGGCAGCTATATAG
- a CDS encoding ISL3 family transposase, with product MSTSNYILDFLGIKDKNIKFIKFSNNMRKNNVIYKVIDAKLSYTPNICPICGNMDKNAIIKHGNKISNIKLLPLNGDPTILKLRKQRFFCKECSHTFTAKTNIVEKNCFISNRVKLHITENLTMKISQKDIARLNYVSSNTVSRSLEANYKAFRVNKSYLPETLCFDEFKSTKDAKGSMSFIFCNGDRKNFNIMDIVENRTLPYLTKYFRKFTCKARANVKYICIDIYKPYMSLIKDVFPNAQIVLDKFHIVNLIGRALLKTRIEIMKNFYFLY from the coding sequence ATGTCTACTAGTAATTATATCTTAGATTTCTTAGGAATAAAAGATAAGAATATTAAATTTATTAAATTCAGCAATAATATGAGAAAGAACAATGTAATATATAAAGTTATAGACGCTAAACTTTCTTATACTCCTAATATTTGTCCAATTTGTGGGAATATGGACAAGAATGCAATTATTAAGCACGGAAATAAAATATCAAATATTAAACTTCTTCCACTAAATGGAGATCCTACTATTTTAAAATTAAGAAAACAAAGATTTTTTTGTAAAGAATGTTCTCACACTTTTACAGCAAAAACCAATATTGTAGAGAAAAATTGTTTTATTTCAAATAGGGTAAAATTACATATAACTGAAAATCTAACTATGAAAATAAGTCAAAAGGATATTGCTAGGTTAAATTACGTATCTTCTAATACCGTTAGTCGTTCTTTAGAGGCTAATTATAAGGCTTTTAGAGTTAACAAGTCATATCTGCCTGAAACTTTGTGTTTTGATGAATTCAAATCCACTAAAGATGCTAAGGGCAGTATGAGCTTTATCTTTTGTAATGGTGATAGGAAGAATTTTAATATTATGGATATTGTTGAAAATCGTACTCTCCCTTATTTAACTAAATATTTTAGAAAGTTTACCTGTAAAGCTAGAGCAAATGTTAAATATATTTGTATAGATATATATAAACCTTATATGTCATTAATTAAGGATGTTTTTCCTAATGCTCAAATAGTTTTAGATAAGTTTCATATTGTAAATCTTATTGGCAGAGCTTTGTTAAAAACAAGGATTGAAATAATGAAAAACTTTTACTTCCTCTATTGA
- a CDS encoding Gfo/Idh/MocA family protein — protein MRFGIIGSNFIVKDFLAAAKLNPDFEFTAMYSRDLKKAETFGKEHGAKYFYDDLDEMFKSDIDAVYIASPIGLHEEQSIKALKAGIHVLCEKVATTTVESIDRIIKVAKENNKMFMEAMISTVTPTFKEIKNNLHKLGKIRRVVFQFNQYSSRYDNLKKGVIENAFKPELGNGALTDIGIYTIEPIVHLFGKPNSVMGSNKRLITNAIGFGTGILEYDEFQAIIMYSKIFNSYSESEIIGEEGVLSINKISLPSKFEIKYRNGDYEFYENSQNIPLMYYEIEEFINCIKEGKIESEINTHKITRDSIEVIEYLWNK, from the coding sequence ATGAGATTTGGTATTATTGGGTCTAATTTTATTGTTAAAGATTTTTTAGCAGCTGCAAAACTAAATCCTGATTTTGAGTTTACAGCTATGTATTCAAGGGATCTAAAAAAAGCTGAGACTTTTGGAAAGGAACATGGTGCAAAATATTTTTATGATGATTTAGATGAAATGTTTAAATCCGACATAGACGCTGTTTATATAGCTAGTCCCATAGGTTTACATGAGGAACAATCAATTAAAGCTTTAAAGGCGGGAATACATGTACTATGTGAGAAAGTAGCAACAACGACAGTAGAGTCTATAGATAGAATTATAAAGGTAGCAAAAGAAAATAATAAAATGTTTATGGAAGCTATGATTTCTACTGTTACACCAACGTTTAAAGAAATTAAAAATAATTTACATAAATTAGGAAAAATTCGTAGAGTAGTTTTTCAGTTTAATCAATATTCTTCCAGATACGATAATTTGAAAAAAGGTGTAATAGAAAATGCATTTAAACCTGAACTGGGTAATGGAGCTTTAACCGATATAGGAATCTATACTATAGAACCTATAGTTCATCTTTTTGGAAAACCTAATTCTGTTATGGGAAGTAATAAAAGATTAATAACAAATGCAATTGGATTTGGAACAGGTATATTGGAATATGATGAATTTCAAGCGATTATTATGTATAGCAAAATTTTCAACAGCTACAGTGAATCCGAAATTATCGGTGAGGAAGGAGTTTTATCAATTAATAAAATTTCCTTACCTAGTAAATTTGAAATAAAATATCGTAATGGGGATTATGAGTTTTATGAAAATTCACAAAATATTCCGTTAATGTATTATGAAATTGAAGAGTTTATTAATTGTATTAAGGAAGGAAAAATAGAATCAGAAATTAATACCCATAAAATAACTAGAGATAGTATAGAAGTAATTGAATATTTGTGGAATAAATAA
- the dltD gene encoding D-alanyl-lipoteichoic acid biosynthesis protein DltD codes for MNKLLKRMVLALISLFIAIFILFIYYKYAIKNIENNYSPKVMHLYSNETRDKGIQILKQGLEKEDILLLGSSDLRIKVDQNPVNLFPNNTSNKNIIISGKPRVQSLLNLIKLGALDVNKDSNIGVIVSLQWFMRSKVEKASFNSNFSELQFYKFMENNNISENLKDKVASRVFNLTNNVANHNATVYTQLDDSHKIFQKAFNPFFNFQKWFLDLQDGYKSSFLLDRYKSKNQKMKNEKSWEELKELAEKQGKASVTNNDMFVDDKYYSRELKPNLKDLENKYKGIDLLKSDEFNDLELLFELCQQLGVKPFIIIESTNGYFYDYAGINKEQRDKYYDKVSQLVEKFGFKYIDLRDYEYEKYFYFDAMHLGWKGWLYVSKEMSEYFQ; via the coding sequence ATGAATAAGTTGTTAAAAAGAATGGTCTTAGCATTAATTTCACTTTTCATTGCTATTTTTATATTGTTTATATATTACAAATATGCTATTAAAAATATAGAAAACAATTATAGCCCTAAAGTAATGCATTTATATTCTAATGAAACTAGAGATAAAGGAATACAGATACTAAAACAAGGATTGGAAAAGGAAGATATCTTACTTTTAGGTTCTTCTGATTTAAGAATAAAAGTTGATCAAAATCCTGTTAATTTATTTCCAAACAATACCAGTAATAAAAACATTATAATCTCTGGTAAACCGAGGGTACAAAGTCTTTTAAATCTAATTAAACTAGGAGCGTTAGATGTTAATAAAGATAGTAATATAGGAGTTATAGTTTCGCTTCAATGGTTTATGAGAAGCAAGGTGGAAAAGGCAAGTTTTAATTCTAATTTTTCAGAATTACAATTTTACAAATTCATGGAAAATAATAATATTAGCGAGAATTTAAAGGACAAGGTAGCTAGTAGGGTTTTTAATTTGACTAATAATGTAGCTAATCATAATGCTACGGTTTATACACAGCTAGATGATTCCCATAAAATTTTTCAAAAAGCTTTTAATCCATTTTTTAATTTTCAAAAATGGTTTTTAGATTTACAAGATGGGTATAAGTCATCATTTTTACTTGATAGATATAAATCTAAAAATCAGAAGATGAAAAATGAAAAATCTTGGGAAGAATTAAAAGAATTGGCTGAAAAGCAAGGAAAAGCATCTGTTACTAATAATGATATGTTCGTAGATGACAAATACTATAGTAGGGAATTAAAACCTAATTTAAAGGATTTAGAAAACAAATATAAGGGAATTGATTTGTTGAAATCCGATGAGTTTAATGATTTAGAATTATTATTTGAATTATGTCAGCAGCTAGGTGTTAAACCGTTTATTATTATAGAGTCTACTAATGGATACTTTTATGATTATGCTGGTATTAATAAGGAACAAAGAGATAAATACTATGATAAGGTAAGTCAATTAGTAGAAAAATTTGGATTTAAATATATTGATTTAAGAGATTATGAATATGAAAAATATTTTTATTTTGATGCTATGCATTTAGGGTGGAAAGGTTGGCTATATGTTAGCAAAGAAATGTCAGAATATTTTCAATAA
- a CDS encoding redox-sensing transcriptional repressor Rex: MSEKPRVSLAVVKRLPKYYRYLGLIADKGIIRVSSQELSKITGLTASQIRQDLNHFGGFGQQGYGYNVEELKSEIEKIIGIDKSYKAIIVGMGNIGQAIYKYRGFNEASGFKIVGLFDKDKNTIGRTMSGIKVNDIKNINKFLQKEDVDIAVVAVPADSAQEVCDILVEGNVKGIWNFAPIDLKLPKDVVLENVHLDESLFTLTYYMNNLKDYPGTKN, from the coding sequence ATGAGCGAAAAACCACGTGTTTCTCTTGCCGTTGTAAAAAGATTACCAAAATATTATAGATATTTAGGATTAATAGCGGATAAGGGAATAATAAGGGTTTCTTCACAGGAACTTAGTAAAATTACTGGATTAACAGCTTCTCAAATAAGACAGGATTTAAATCATTTTGGTGGCTTTGGCCAGCAGGGTTATGGTTATAATGTTGAAGAGTTAAAATCAGAAATTGAAAAAATTATTGGGATAGATAAATCCTATAAGGCGATAATAGTAGGAATGGGTAATATTGGACAGGCTATATATAAATATAGAGGATTTAATGAAGCTTCAGGTTTTAAGATAGTAGGTTTATTTGATAAGGATAAGAATACTATTGGAAGGACAATGAGTGGAATAAAAGTAAATGATATTAAGAATATTAATAAGTTTTTACAAAAAGAAGATGTGGATATAGCTGTTGTAGCTGTACCTGCTGATTCAGCTCAAGAAGTATGTGATATATTAGTAGAAGGTAATGTTAAGGGAATATGGAATTTTGCTCCAATAGATTTAAAATTACCAAAAGATGTAGTATTAGAAAATGTTCATTTAGATGAAAGTCTATTTACCTTAACATATTATATGAATAACTTAAAAGATTATCCAGGAACAAAAAACTAG
- a CDS encoding ABC-F family ATP-binding cassette domain-containing protein encodes MILIGAKEISKSYVTEEILSDVTFNIQKGDKVGLIGVNGSGKTTLLNILMNEISYDSGEIYKQKDLKIGYLKQLADLNTNNTLYDECLIVFEEVIGLEDKMRQLEQKMSSCKEDDLDEILLQYQKLQDRFIKLDGYEYNSRIQGMLKGLGFKEEDFYKNIRFFSGGQKSRIQLAKLLLSKPDILFLDEPTNHLDLEAIDFLQNFLRDYDGSILLISHDRYFLDKVVNKIFLLENKKIEIYKGNYSAYTVQRKKDLETRMAAYENQQKEIKRQQEIIERFSNYGSARLIKQSQSRKKLLDKMKVLEEPKNVSSQFSLRFTPAVESGKDVLKIEDLSKSFDDKTLFENVDIDIYKGEKVGLIGSNGIGKTTLFKMILGKSGINNGSINIGSQVHIGYFDQEQQNLDINNTIIDEIWNEYPNLTHYDIRNYLARFMFIGDDIFKEISELSGGEKARVSLLKLMLSTSNFLLMDEPTNHLDIDSKEVLENALLEYDGTCFIISHDRYFLNKVVDKIIILNNDGATTYLGNYDYYIEKINEDKIQLEIERKSKTSIEKEKKKLKELEREKSQNKKKIIDLEKKIQEIEFEIENLNLQASDNELYTDTKKVESLFKEIRIKEQLKEQLYDDWFELQD; translated from the coding sequence TTGATTTTAATAGGTGCAAAGGAAATATCTAAAAGTTATGTAACTGAGGAAATTTTATCCGATGTTACATTTAATATACAAAAGGGAGATAAGGTTGGATTAATAGGGGTAAATGGATCAGGTAAAACAACCTTATTAAATATTTTAATGAATGAAATATCCTATGATAGTGGTGAAATATACAAACAAAAAGATTTGAAAATAGGATATTTAAAGCAGTTAGCTGATTTAAATACCAATAATACCCTATATGATGAATGTTTAATTGTTTTTGAAGAAGTAATTGGTCTTGAGGATAAAATGAGACAGTTGGAACAAAAGATGTCTAGTTGCAAAGAAGATGATTTAGATGAAATCTTATTACAGTATCAAAAACTACAAGATAGATTTATAAAATTAGATGGTTATGAATACAATTCCAGAATTCAAGGAATGTTAAAAGGGTTGGGATTTAAAGAGGAAGATTTTTATAAAAATATTAGATTTTTTTCTGGTGGACAAAAATCTAGAATACAATTAGCAAAATTATTACTATCTAAGCCGGATATATTATTTTTAGATGAACCAACAAATCATTTAGATTTAGAAGCTATAGACTTTTTACAGAATTTCTTAAGAGATTATGATGGTTCTATTTTATTAATATCCCATGATAGATATTTTTTAGATAAGGTTGTTAACAAGATTTTTTTATTGGAAAATAAAAAGATTGAAATTTATAAGGGAAATTATTCTGCATATACAGTACAAAGAAAAAAAGATTTGGAAACCAGAATGGCAGCTTATGAAAATCAGCAAAAAGAAATTAAAAGGCAACAAGAAATTATTGAAAGGTTTTCCAACTACGGTAGTGCAAGACTAATTAAGCAGTCTCAGTCTAGAAAAAAACTATTGGATAAAATGAAAGTATTAGAGGAGCCTAAAAATGTTTCTAGTCAATTTTCCTTAAGATTTACTCCAGCTGTTGAAAGTGGTAAAGATGTTTTGAAAATTGAAGATCTATCCAAATCCTTTGATGATAAAACTCTATTTGAAAATGTGGATATAGATATTTATAAAGGAGAAAAGGTAGGATTAATTGGATCAAATGGAATTGGAAAAACCACATTATTTAAAATGATTCTTGGAAAATCCGGAATAAATAATGGAAGCATTAATATAGGAAGTCAAGTTCATATAGGATACTTTGATCAAGAACAACAGAATTTGGATATAAACAACACAATTATAGATGAAATATGGAATGAGTATCCTAATTTAACTCATTATGATATAAGGAATTATCTGGCGAGATTTATGTTTATCGGTGATGATATTTTTAAAGAAATATCTGAATTAAGTGGTGGAGAAAAAGCCAGAGTATCATTATTAAAATTGATGTTATCAACTTCAAATTTCTTACTGATGGATGAGCCGACAAATCATTTAGATATCGATTCAAAAGAAGTCTTAGAAAATGCCTTATTGGAATATGATGGAACCTGTTTTATTATTTCACATGATAGGTATTTTTTAAATAAGGTAGTAGACAAGATTATTATTTTAAATAATGATGGAGCAACAACTTATTTGGGAAATTACGATTATTATATAGAAAAAATAAATGAGGATAAAATTCAACTTGAAATAGAGAGAAAATCTAAAACAAGTATAGAAAAGGAAAAAAAGAAATTAAAGGAGCTTGAAAGGGAAAAAAGCCAAAATAAGAAAAAAATTATTGACCTTGAAAAAAAGATTCAAGAGATAGAGTTTGAAATAGAGAATTTAAATTTACAAGCATCGGATAATGAACTTTATACAGACACTAAGAAAGTGGAAAGTCTATTTAAAGAAATTCGCATAAAGGAACAATTAAAGGAACAATTATATGATGATTGGTTTGAATTACAAGATTAA
- a CDS encoding inorganic diphosphatase: MTNIKPNKEVIVEAMIEIPKGSSNKYEFDHEKNVIKLDRCLFSPMFYPADYGFVPETLSEDGDPIDILVLMKNPTFPGCMIESRIIGMFKMADDKGNDEKLIAVPIHDPRYDEVYSLGDLSSHTEREFEHFFKEYKRLENKKVEIGGWYNVADAIKALEKSREAYKKINNK, from the coding sequence ATGACTAACATAAAGCCTAATAAAGAAGTAATAGTTGAAGCTATGATAGAAATACCTAAGGGAAGTAGCAATAAATATGAGTTCGATCACGAAAAAAACGTAATAAAATTAGACAGGTGTTTATTTTCACCGATGTTTTACCCTGCTGACTATGGATTTGTTCCTGAAACTCTTTCTGAAGATGGAGATCCTATAGATATTTTAGTTCTTATGAAAAATCCAACTTTTCCTGGATGTATGATAGAATCACGAATAATAGGTATGTTTAAAATGGCTGATGATAAAGGAAACGATGAAAAATTAATCGCTGTTCCTATTCATGACCCAAGATATGATGAAGTGTATTCATTAGGGGATTTAAGTAGTCACACCGAAAGGGAATTTGAACATTTTTTTAAGGAATATAAAAGACTAGAAAATAAAAAAGTTGAAATTGGTGGATGGTACAATGTTGCTGATGCTATAAAGGCTTTGGAAAAATCCAGAGAAGCATATAAAAAAATAAATAATAAATAA
- a CDS encoding DUF1893 domain-containing protein, translating into MDNLKVAKEKMIIDNRSLVVVKNGQIVFESSKKGIVPMYDLYNEGLTGKIYISDRFIGGGAAKFILNFEASTVEVFTNIISKGALNLLESKGIKVEYKKIVDKILNRTGDDFCPVEKISMENDDFNVFYNKLRDFLLQTKQI; encoded by the coding sequence ATGGATAATTTAAAAGTAGCTAAAGAAAAAATGATAATAGATAATAGAAGTTTGGTAGTTGTTAAAAATGGACAGATAGTTTTTGAAAGTAGCAAAAAAGGAATCGTTCCCATGTATGACTTATATAATGAAGGACTAACAGGTAAAATATATATTTCTGATAGATTTATTGGTGGTGGGGCGGCTAAGTTTATTTTGAATTTTGAAGCAAGTACTGTTGAAGTATTCACTAATATTATTTCTAAAGGAGCTTTAAATTTACTAGAGTCAAAAGGAATAAAGGTAGAGTATAAAAAAATAGTAGATAAAATATTAAATCGTACAGGAGATGATTTTTGTCCAGTAGAAAAAATTAGTATGGAAAATGATGACTTCAATGTTTTTTATAATAAACTTAGAGATTTTTTGTTACAAACTAAACAAATTTAG
- a CDS encoding GTP pyrophosphokinase produces MKLDMFQFIDSSVDYINTKKDFINYVAKEVNRFFYKLLENDDFFLNSNYRIKMDNSIKEKMLRQNFFNKLDHPREVLDYLNDIVGVRLECRFNSDEEIIFNRIKEAFHIKGDGEYFKTKFNDNIFLNMSEEQPQYQKNGFEIYKIDGKFIDGEEELLFELQIKSMVNVFWGEIDHRILYKNFNYMITEDFIRNIMYSIKSNLEMVDNQLNTIYNRLKDIEESKTENTKSQLKSILSKSVHDTYILKLKNETGLLIDLRLISDLVVDFLFAKLKIDDDISFNNSIIELFDTINQLNRKKMVFGKNIVIDNIKYRNNLNKKLGKVMENSINKDFRWNLCLKIIFDLIKDEDSVVFVQFVDYIVHTISYRVGKAVKDINLSKRDRHKLKYDLLNIIIEFYCRDFDINYFNIEDMRKLQENIEKFLENISKPEDLLDLDIEEFEDMLYKQYIYANRVIKE; encoded by the coding sequence ATGAAATTGGATATGTTTCAATTTATTGACTCGTCAGTAGATTATATAAATACGAAAAAAGACTTTATAAATTATGTGGCGAAAGAAGTTAATAGATTTTTTTATAAATTGTTAGAAAATGATGATTTTTTTCTTAATTCAAATTATAGAATTAAAATGGATAATAGCATTAAGGAAAAAATGTTACGTCAAAATTTTTTCAACAAATTAGATCATCCAAGAGAAGTTTTAGATTATTTAAATGATATTGTAGGCGTTAGGTTGGAATGTAGATTTAATAGCGATGAAGAAATAATATTTAATAGAATAAAGGAAGCCTTTCATATTAAAGGCGATGGAGAGTATTTTAAGACAAAATTTAATGACAATATATTTTTAAATATGTCAGAAGAACAGCCCCAGTATCAAAAGAATGGTTTTGAAATATATAAAATTGATGGGAAATTTATTGATGGTGAAGAGGAATTATTATTTGAGTTACAGATAAAGTCAATGGTAAACGTCTTTTGGGGAGAAATTGATCATAGAATACTTTACAAAAATTTTAATTATATGATAACAGAAGATTTTATAAGAAATATAATGTATTCTATTAAAAGTAATCTAGAAATGGTGGATAATCAGCTTAATACAATATATAACAGATTAAAGGATATTGAAGAGTCAAAAACTGAAAATACAAAATCGCAATTAAAATCAATTTTATCTAAATCTGTACACGATACCTATATTTTAAAACTAAAAAATGAGACTGGCTTACTAATAGATTTAAGGTTAATATCGGATTTGGTGGTAGATTTTTTATTTGCAAAATTGAAAATAGATGATGATATTAGTTTTAATAATAGTATTATTGAATTATTTGATACCATAAATCAACTTAATAGAAAAAAGATGGTTTTTGGAAAGAATATTGTAATTGATAATATTAAATATAGAAATAATCTAAATAAGAAATTGGGAAAGGTAATGGAAAATTCCATTAACAAAGATTTTAGATGGAATTTATGTTTAAAGATAATATTTGATTTAATTAAAGATGAGGATAGTGTTGTTTTTGTACAATTTGTAGATTATATAGTTCATACTATTAGCTATAGAGTAGGGAAAGCAGTTAAGGATATTAATTTAAGCAAGAGAGATAGACATAAATTAAAATATGATCTGTTAAATATAATTATAGAATTTTATTGTAGAGATTTTGATATTAATTATTTTAATATTGAAGATATGAGAAAATTACAGGAGAATATTGAAAAGTTTTTGGAAAATATTTCAAAGCCGGAAGACTTACTGGATTTGGATATAGAGGAATTTGAAGATATGCTATATAAACAATATATATATGCAAATAGAGTTATAAAAGAGTGA
- a CDS encoding NAD(P)H-hydrate dehydratase encodes MTIGIDISKISRFEKFLDNEKFYNRVFTRNEIELINKRTGKRKLETIAGRFSAKEAVSKALGTGIGEIGFKDIEILNGEKGKPELFLYNKAKELCKQIVDKNLEVSISHDGDYVISVAKEADYRPVKIDLEIGKLLKSRRDDSHKGDYGKIALIGGSKGMCGSIHISSMAALRTGSGLVYTVVPNVISDIMQIKALENIIVAMDKEEKSDKKNFFNKLTAFGIGPGMGKEYNYDFIRFFLEEFNKPIVIDADGLNIVAKNMDKLPKNKKLIFTPHEMEMSRLSGLSVDFIHNNREEVALEFARKNNIVLVLKGNRTIITNGKEIYINKYGNSGMATAGSGDVLTGIITSLAGQGYDTYLAAKVGVIIHGIAGDLAKNNLGEDGIIARDILERIPYAIKLIREIKS; translated from the coding sequence TTGACTATAGGAATAGATATTAGCAAAATTAGTAGATTTGAAAAGTTTTTAGATAATGAAAAATTTTATAATAGGGTTTTTACTAGAAATGAAATCGAATTAATAAATAAAAGAACAGGTAAAAGAAAACTGGAGACTATAGCCGGAAGATTTTCAGCCAAAGAAGCTGTTTCTAAAGCATTAGGAACTGGTATAGGAGAAATAGGATTTAAAGATATTGAAATATTAAATGGTGAAAAGGGAAAACCGGAGTTGTTTTTATATAATAAGGCTAAAGAACTCTGCAAACAAATTGTAGATAAAAATTTAGAGGTATCAATTTCTCATGATGGGGATTATGTTATATCGGTTGCAAAAGAAGCAGATTATAGACCTGTGAAAATAGATTTAGAAATTGGAAAGTTATTAAAAAGCAGAAGAGACGATTCCCATAAAGGAGATTATGGTAAAATTGCTTTAATTGGTGGTTCTAAAGGAATGTGTGGTTCAATTCATATATCATCGATGGCGGCTTTAAGAACAGGGTCTGGTTTAGTATATACAGTAGTACCTAATGTTATATCCGATATTATGCAGATTAAAGCATTAGAGAACATTATAGTAGCCATGGATAAAGAAGAAAAATCAGATAAAAAGAATTTCTTTAATAAATTGACTGCTTTTGGAATTGGTCCTGGAATGGGAAAGGAATATAATTATGATTTTATAAGATTTTTTTTAGAGGAATTTAATAAACCTATAGTAATTGATGCCGATGGATTAAATATAGTTGCAAAGAATATGGATAAACTTCCTAAAAATAAAAAATTAATATTTACTCCTCATGAGATGGAAATGTCAAGATTGTCTGGATTATCTGTTGATTTTATTCATAATAACAGAGAAGAGGTTGCCTTAGAATTTGCTAGAAAAAACAATATAGTGCTTGTTTTAAAAGGTAATAGAACTATAATTACAAATGGAAAAGAAATATATATAAACAAATATGGCAATTCCGGTATGGCGACAGCTGGTAGTGGAGATGTTTTAACCGGCATTATTACATCATTAGCAGGTCAAGGATATGACACTTATTTAGCTGCTAAAGTAGGTGTAATTATTCATGGAATAGCTGGCGATTTGGCTAAAAACAATTTAGGTGAAGATGGAATTATTGCCAGGGATATTTTAGAAAGAATTCCATATGCAATAAAATTAATTAGGGAGATTAAGAGTTAA